One window from the genome of Diospyros lotus cultivar Yz01 chromosome 11, ASM1463336v1, whole genome shotgun sequence encodes:
- the LOC127813307 gene encoding eukaryotic initiation factor 4A-14 → MAGLAPEGSQFDARQYDAKMNELLGTTDGEEFFTSYDEVYDSFDAMGLQENLLRGIYAYGFEKPSAIQQRGIVPFCKGLDVIQQAQSGTGKTATFCSGILQQLDYSLVECQALVLAPTRELAQQIEKVMRALGDYLGVKVHACVGGTSVREDQRILSSGVHVVVGTPGRVFDMLRRQSLRPDYIKMFVLDEADEMLSRGFKDQIYDIFQLLPPKIQVGVFSATMPPEALEITRKFMNKPVRILVKRDELTLEGIKQFYVNVEKEEWKLETLCDLYETLAITQSVIFVNTRRKVDWLTDKMRSRDHTVSATHGDMDQNTRDIIMREFRSGSSRVLITTDLLARGIDVQQVSLVINYDLPTQPENYLHRIGRSGRFGRKGVAINFVTRDDERMLFDIQRFYNVVIEELPANVADLL, encoded by the exons ATGGCTGGCTTGGCTCCTGAAGGTTCTCAATTTGATGCTCGTCAATATGATGCCAAAATGAATGAATT ACTTGGTACTACTGATGGAGAAGAATTCTTCACTTCATATGATGAAGTCTACGATAGCTTTGATGCAATGGGCCTACAAGAAAATCTCCTGAGGGGCATATATGCCTATG GTTTTGAGAAGCCCTCCGCAATTCAGCAAAGGGGGATTGTTCCTTTCTGCAAAGGACTTGATGTTATTCAACAAGCACAGTCTGGAACTGGCAAAACTGCTACTTTCTGCTCCGGTATTCTACAGCAGCTTGATTATAGCTTAGTCGAATGCCAAGCATTAGTTCTGGCACCTACTCGTGAACTTGCTCAACAAATTGAAAAGGTCATGCGGGCACTGGGAGATTATCTCGGCGTGAAGGTCCATGCTTGTGTTGGAGGGACCAGTGTTCGTGAAGATCAGCGCATTCTTTCAAGTGGTGTTCATGTTGTTGTTGGTACTCCTGGTCGAGTATTTGACATGTTGCGGAGACAGTCACTTCGTCCTGACTACATCAAAATGTTTGTGCTTGACGAAGCAGATGAAATGCTTTCACGAGGTTTTAAAGATCAG ATCTATGATATTTTCCAGTTGCTGCCTCCAAAAATCCAGGTAGGGGTGTTCTCTGCCACAATGCCGCCTGAGGCCCTTGAGATAACTAGGAAATTCATGAATAAACCTGTGAGGATTCTGGTGAAACGTGATGAACTTACCCTTGAGGGTATCAAGCAATTTTATGTGAATGTTGAAAAGGAAGAATGGAAGCTTGAGACACTTTGTGATCTTTATGAAACATTGGCCATAACCCAAAGTGTAATCTTTGTTAACACTCGTCGCAAGGTTGACTGGCTCACTGACAAAATGCGCAGCCGTGATCATACAGTCTCTGCAACCCATGGAGACATGGACCAGAACACGAGAGATATTATCATGCGGGAGTTCAGGTCTGGCTCTTCACGTGTGCTTATCACCACTGATCTTTTGGCTCGTGGTATTGATGTGCAGCAAGTTTCTTTGGTGATCAATTATGATCTTCCCACCCAGCCAGAGAACTACCTGCACAGAATTGGACGTAGTGGTCGGTTTGGGAGGAAGGGTGTCGCCATCAACTTTGTGACCAGGGATGATGAGAGGATGCTGTTTGACATCCAAAGGTTCTATAATGTTGTAATTGAGGAGCTCCCTGCAAATGTTGCTGATCTCCTTTGA
- the LOC127812615 gene encoding uncharacterized protein LOC127812615 — MGDYRSNSYADGRMQMESYYGYRPSSNPYGLRSYSASYAASSYAPEHMGGAKDLKLKKSKTKSGSFSWGISDPEFQRKKRVASYKVYSVEGKVKGSLRKSFRWLKNRYTQVVYG; from the coding sequence ATGGGAGATTACAGATCAAATTCTTATGCAGATGGCAGGATGCAGATGGAGAGCTACTATGGATACAGACCCAGTTCAAACCCTTATGGGCTCAGGTCTTACAGTGCTTCATATGCTGCTTCTTCCTATGCACCAGAGCATATGGGTGGTGCCAAAGATTTGAAGCTAAAGAAATCCAAAACCAAGAGTGGGTCTTTTTCCTGGGGAATCAGTGATCCAGAGTTTCAGAGGAAGAAGAGGGTGGCCAGCTATAAGGTTTATTCTGTTGAAGGCAAGGTCAAAGGGTCCCTGAGGAAGAGCTTCAGGTGGCTTAAGAACAGGTACACCCAGGTGGTGTATGGATGA